A single window of Laspinema palackyanum D2c DNA harbors:
- a CDS encoding thiazole synthase gives MLQQLDQPVTIAGRSFQSRLMTGTGRYRSMEEMQQSIIASGCEIVTVAVRRVQTNAPGHQGLAEAIDWSKIWMLPNTAGCQTAEEAIRVARLGREMAKLLGQEENNFVKLEVIPDPKYLLPDPIGTLQAAEQLVKEGFAVLPYINADPMLAKRLEEVGCATVMPLGSPIGSGQGISTAANIAIIIENAQVPVVVDAGIGVPSEAALAMEMGADLVLINSAIALAQNPAAMARAMAQGVEAGRLAYLAGRIPIKSAASASSPLTGTIAP, from the coding sequence TTGTTACAGCAGTTAGATCAACCTGTAACCATTGCGGGGCGATCGTTCCAGTCGCGCTTGATGACGGGGACGGGTAGATATCGGTCAATGGAGGAAATGCAGCAAAGTATTATCGCCAGTGGTTGTGAAATCGTGACTGTGGCGGTGCGTCGGGTACAAACCAATGCACCGGGACATCAGGGATTAGCCGAGGCGATCGACTGGAGTAAAATCTGGATGTTGCCGAATACTGCCGGATGTCAAACCGCTGAGGAAGCGATTCGCGTGGCCCGATTGGGTCGAGAAATGGCTAAACTTTTGGGCCAAGAGGAGAATAATTTTGTCAAATTAGAGGTGATTCCCGACCCGAAATATCTGTTACCGGACCCGATCGGGACGTTGCAAGCGGCAGAACAATTAGTCAAAGAAGGCTTTGCGGTGTTGCCTTATATTAATGCTGACCCAATGTTAGCCAAACGCTTAGAAGAGGTGGGTTGTGCTACAGTGATGCCTTTGGGGTCACCGATTGGGTCCGGACAGGGAATTAGTACCGCTGCGAATATTGCGATTATTATTGAGAATGCTCAAGTGCCGGTGGTAGTGGATGCTGGGATTGGGGTCCCTTCCGAGGCCGCCCTGGCGATGGAGATGGGGGCGGATTTGGTCTTGATTAATAGTGCGATCGCCCTCGCCCAAAATCCCGCAGCAATGGCCAGAGCTATGGCCCAAGGAGTAGAAGCCGGTCGTCTGGCCTATCTCGCCGGTCGTATTCCCATCAAATCTGCCGCTAGTGCTAGTTCACCCCTGACCGGCACGATCGCCCCTTGA
- a CDS encoding NB-ARC domain-containing protein, with amino-acid sequence MIPQDFLKVVTVERGVSDSEIQVLSYALHGESIAAIAINLGIRPEAVRKRLGEVYKKFKIGGAGPGKMAKLQQILVSEYQVHQTGTTLNSHGLQNGSACCVKSIYDWGEAPDSSIFYGRKLELATLEEWILEQECRVVSILGMAGMGKTALSVKLAHQLQDQFDAVFWRNLHQGPPLRDLLDNLLKLIYPHQGPNSVPELHDKISLLLEYCRRHRCLLILDGVETLLQGGELSGQYRDGYEEYGDFFKRLACQPHKSCVLMTSWENPKEITLQEGDYLPVRSLQLTGLNVEASTQILKDKGLIPEPAWANLCDLYRGNPLELKIAARTIQELFGGQVAAFLKHGTLVFGEIGELLAQQCERLSTLEKEILYWLAIERQPLSLEHLRRTLLLPVPLQELLEAVASLGRRSLLEKIADPDRALFSLPPVLLEYVTTALMSQIFDELHEVFNTKKPEKFLLFRSHALVQSSAKPQVQQEQLSQMITPLGDRLRRTIRSESRIVDYLTQIDTLLQGEPTLEVGYSRENVKSLLKSLQPEKK; translated from the coding sequence GTGATTCCGCAAGACTTTTTAAAAGTGGTAACCGTCGAACGGGGCGTTTCGGACTCAGAAATTCAGGTCTTATCTTATGCGCTGCATGGTGAATCCATAGCCGCGATCGCCATTAACCTGGGCATTCGACCCGAAGCGGTCCGCAAACGACTCGGTGAAGTGTACAAAAAATTTAAAATCGGGGGCGCTGGACCCGGTAAAATGGCCAAATTACAACAGATTCTGGTCAGCGAGTATCAGGTCCATCAGACCGGGACAACCTTGAACAGTCATGGACTCCAGAATGGGTCCGCCTGTTGTGTTAAATCCATCTATGATTGGGGAGAGGCACCGGATAGTTCGATTTTTTATGGGCGAAAACTCGAACTCGCTACCTTGGAAGAGTGGATTTTAGAGCAAGAGTGCCGGGTGGTGTCCATTTTGGGGATGGCAGGGATGGGCAAAACTGCACTCTCCGTCAAACTGGCTCACCAACTCCAAGATCAATTTGATGCGGTGTTCTGGCGAAATTTGCATCAGGGTCCACCGCTGAGAGACCTCCTGGACAATCTACTCAAATTGATCTACCCTCATCAGGGGCCTAATTCCGTCCCGGAACTCCATGATAAAATCTCCCTACTCCTGGAATATTGTCGCCGTCATCGCTGTTTATTAATCCTGGATGGGGTGGAAACCCTGTTACAAGGGGGTGAACTCTCGGGACAGTATCGCGACGGTTATGAAGAGTATGGAGACTTTTTTAAACGGCTCGCCTGCCAACCCCACAAGAGCTGTGTGCTGATGACCAGTTGGGAAAATCCCAAGGAAATCACGTTACAAGAAGGGGATTATTTGCCCGTTCGCTCTCTACAATTGACGGGGTTAAATGTAGAGGCATCTACTCAAATTTTAAAAGATAAAGGATTGATTCCCGAACCGGCCTGGGCCAATTTATGTGATTTATATCGAGGGAATCCTTTAGAACTGAAAATTGCGGCGCGGACAATTCAAGAATTATTTGGGGGCCAAGTTGCAGCCTTTCTGAAACATGGCACGTTAGTGTTTGGGGAAATCGGTGAATTGCTCGCCCAACAGTGCGAGCGCTTGTCCACCTTAGAAAAAGAAATTCTCTATTGGCTGGCGATCGAGCGTCAACCTTTATCCCTGGAGCATCTGCGTCGGACTCTGTTATTGCCGGTGCCGTTGCAGGAATTATTAGAAGCGGTGGCTTCTCTAGGACGGCGATCGCTGCTTGAAAAAATAGCCGACCCTGACCGGGCCTTATTTTCCCTGCCGCCGGTTTTGTTGGAATATGTAACCACCGCTTTGATGAGTCAAATTTTTGATGAATTACACGAGGTTTTTAACACCAAAAAGCCGGAAAAATTTTTGCTGTTCCGCAGCCATGCTCTGGTGCAATCGTCGGCCAAGCCCCAGGTTCAACAGGAACAACTCTCTCAGATGATTACGCCCCTAGGCGATCGCCTCCGACGCACGATTCGCAGTGAAAGTCGGATCGTCGATTATTTAACCCAAATTGACACCCTCTTGCAAGGAGAACCGACCCTAGAAGTGGGTTATAGCCGGGAAAATGTCAAGAGTCTCCTGAAATCCCTCCAACCGGAGAAAAAATAA
- the psb34 gene encoding photosystem II assembly protein Psb34 encodes MPYSEDEGGLLNNFAKEPKMYTATPPTTTEKRNYAVQAVLGLLLVSGLLVLTALISNLS; translated from the coding sequence ATGCCCTATAGTGAAGATGAAGGCGGATTGCTCAATAATTTTGCAAAAGAGCCGAAAATGTACACCGCCACCCCCCCAACGACCACGGAAAAACGGAACTACGCGGTCCAGGCGGTTTTGGGCCTTTTATTAGTCAGCGGTTTATTGGTCTTAACGGCCTTGATTTCTAACCTCAGCTAA
- the cimA gene encoding citramalate synthase: MTKTMNADSTNRIWIYDTTLRDGSQREGMSLSIEDKLRIAHRLDRLGVPFIEGGWPGANPKDVQFFWRLKEEPLQNAEPVAFCSTRRPGKTAAEDPMLQPILSAGTRWVTIFGKSWDLHVIEGLNTTLEENLEMIRDTIEFLRSQGRQVIYDAEHWFDGYKHNPAYALKTLETAIAAGAEWIVFCDTNGGTLPHEISQITSTVIQTLRQNTDIPINFGIHTHNDAETAVANALTAVLEGVRMVQGTINGYGERCGNANLCSLIPNLQLKLGYDCIDPSHLVKLTETSRYISEVANLAPDDHAAFVGLSAFAHKGGIHVSAVQRNPLTYEHLQPELIGNKRRIVVSDQAGMSNILAKAATFGIDLNKKDPKCRQILEKLKELENQGYQFEAAEASFELLMHEAVGDRQTFFEIKGFHVHCEQLEGMTNVLATVKVGVNGKNILEAAEGNGPVSALDAALRKALVNFYPALADFQLTDYKVRILDGGAGTSAKTRVLVESSNGHQRWTTVGVSTNIIEASYQAVVEGLEYGLILQTQGKEVVAVS, from the coding sequence ATGACCAAAACTATGAACGCAGATAGCACCAACCGGATTTGGATCTACGACACCACCTTAAGAGATGGCTCTCAGCGCGAGGGGATGTCTCTGTCTATCGAGGATAAATTGCGAATTGCTCACCGCCTCGATCGCCTGGGAGTCCCATTTATCGAAGGCGGATGGCCTGGGGCCAATCCCAAGGATGTGCAGTTTTTCTGGAGACTCAAAGAAGAACCTCTACAAAACGCCGAACCTGTGGCTTTTTGTTCCACCCGTCGTCCGGGAAAAACGGCAGCAGAGGACCCCATGTTACAGCCGATTCTCTCTGCCGGGACCCGTTGGGTGACCATTTTTGGCAAATCCTGGGATCTTCATGTGATTGAAGGACTCAATACCACCCTGGAAGAAAACCTGGAGATGATCCGCGATACCATCGAGTTTTTGCGGAGTCAGGGACGACAGGTGATTTATGATGCCGAACACTGGTTTGATGGTTACAAACACAATCCCGCTTATGCGCTAAAAACCCTAGAAACAGCGATCGCCGCCGGTGCGGAATGGATTGTTTTCTGCGATACCAATGGCGGCACCCTACCCCATGAAATCAGCCAAATCACCAGCACCGTGATTCAAACCCTCCGCCAAAATACCGATATCCCCATCAATTTTGGCATTCATACCCACAATGACGCAGAAACTGCCGTTGCCAACGCCCTAACTGCGGTTCTCGAAGGAGTTCGCATGGTTCAAGGCACAATTAATGGCTATGGTGAACGCTGCGGCAATGCCAACCTTTGCTCTTTAATTCCTAATCTCCAGCTTAAATTGGGCTATGATTGCATCGACCCGAGTCACTTGGTGAAACTCACAGAAACCAGTCGATATATCAGCGAAGTCGCCAATCTCGCCCCGGATGATCATGCCGCTTTTGTTGGACTTTCAGCCTTTGCTCATAAGGGGGGAATTCATGTTTCTGCGGTCCAGCGCAATCCCTTGACTTATGAACATCTACAACCGGAATTAATTGGCAATAAGCGCAGAATTGTGGTGTCGGACCAAGCGGGAATGAGTAATATTTTGGCAAAGGCGGCGACTTTTGGGATTGACCTGAATAAAAAAGATCCAAAATGTCGGCAGATTTTGGAGAAGTTGAAAGAGTTGGAAAATCAGGGCTATCAATTTGAGGCGGCGGAAGCGAGTTTTGAATTGTTAATGCATGAAGCAGTAGGCGATCGCCAGACGTTTTTTGAAATTAAAGGCTTTCACGTCCATTGCGAACAACTCGAAGGAATGACGAATGTTCTGGCAACGGTTAAGGTCGGAGTGAATGGCAAAAATATTTTAGAAGCGGCTGAAGGCAATGGTCCAGTTTCAGCCTTAGATGCCGCCCTGCGGAAAGCGCTAGTTAATTTTTATCCGGCTTTAGCTGACTTCCAACTCACGGATTATAAGGTGAGAATTCTGGATGGGGGAGCGGGAACTTCGGCCAAAACTCGGGTTTTAGTGGAATCGAGCAATGGTCATCAACGCTGGACGACGGTTGGGGTTTCTACCAATATTATTGAAGCCTCTTATCAAGCGGTGGTGGAAGGATTGGAATATGGGTTAATTCTGCAAACCCAAGGTAAGGAAGTGGTAGCGGTTTCTTAG
- a CDS encoding tetratricopeptide repeat protein — protein sequence MPCTRDPDTMIVTDILPLTVLDVNRQTYKQLKLALSLNLRRQIFVAVCDDLPLRNRLAKGLAADLKADCESGEVPENGGGKTRQSEYPRLVSLELNLQDPNPVAQIEAWITRHPLPDPRSPLPVFQVLGLEKLTKATPTVQWSFLADLEASEGRLSDPGDRLFSCSILLWVSRPWGRTIAQSAPQFWHCRTGLFEFEGEPTPVAQSPEYSQTTIEASPVIPRLPQENPPPRPLLPLEQSHRETEGDYRPLKTPTPLLTAPSPPSPPKPPAKLVELVWATVNARISADVKAEVVPSGSNALPLQLLEQVEHLHCSGTSRGELAHAYVKLGSFYRDGLSQGSSGSQNGATVAPELLPQYLTLAILAYEEAIALMEKDAPEWGDLANDLGNCHWMRSRYRSQPQEKLPDLFKAVELYHQGLQHLDVQAQPSVWARIQNNLGAVYSELARYQDRQENLQRSILAYQQALDYRKGEAGGDMRPYAATQNNLGTAYWNLAQHRDAVQNLKQAVSAYSEALRHHSRSEQPLEYGMIQNNLGTAYWNLAQYEKPKDYLMLAIAAYQIALMYRTKQTVPAAHAATQNNLGTAYWHLANHSQSEPELRVEFLTEAIAAYDAAITLGQTLCHQAGSQSSPQKILAFDLIAAHTNVGLAHYQLVTQTNAIPDATCRAQHLHAALDHYIQGATATQDQPERHQNAWAYIVQIVRTIYAEFGIEGQTRALSRVPGPLLSELMRRL from the coding sequence ATGCCCTGCACTCGTGATCCTGATACGATGATCGTAACGGATATTCTTCCCCTAACAGTTTTGGACGTTAATCGGCAAACCTACAAGCAGCTTAAACTGGCGCTGAGTCTGAATTTACGCCGTCAAATCTTTGTGGCGGTCTGTGATGACTTGCCTCTGCGAAACCGCTTGGCCAAAGGTTTAGCTGCGGATTTGAAAGCAGATTGTGAAAGCGGGGAAGTCCCGGAGAATGGCGGGGGGAAAACTCGCCAATCGGAATATCCTCGATTGGTCAGTTTGGAGTTAAATCTTCAGGACCCCAATCCAGTCGCCCAAATTGAGGCATGGATCACTCGTCATCCTCTACCGGATCCGCGATCGCCTTTGCCGGTGTTTCAGGTCCTAGGATTAGAAAAATTAACCAAGGCGACTCCTACGGTGCAATGGTCGTTTTTGGCGGATTTAGAGGCGAGTGAGGGCCGCTTGAGTGATCCCGGCGATCGCCTGTTTTCTTGTAGTATTTTACTCTGGGTCTCCCGTCCCTGGGGTCGAACCATTGCCCAATCTGCACCCCAATTTTGGCATTGTCGCACGGGACTCTTTGAGTTTGAGGGCGAACCCACCCCCGTGGCCCAGTCTCCAGAGTACAGTCAAACCACCATTGAAGCATCCCCCGTCATCCCCCGATTACCCCAGGAAAATCCCCCACCGCGACCATTACTCCCATTAGAACAATCCCACCGAGAGACAGAAGGCGACTACCGCCCCCTAAAAACCCCCACCCCCCTACTCACCGCCCCATCTCCCCCTTCTCCCCCCAAACCTCCAGCAAAGCTGGTGGAATTAGTCTGGGCCACAGTTAATGCACGAATCAGCGCCGATGTCAAGGCAGAAGTAGTGCCTTCTGGGTCCAATGCCCTCCCCCTCCAACTGTTGGAACAGGTGGAACATCTGCACTGTAGCGGGACCTCTCGGGGGGAACTGGCCCATGCTTATGTAAAATTGGGGTCGTTTTATCGGGATGGGTTATCCCAGGGAAGTAGTGGGAGTCAAAATGGGGCGACTGTCGCCCCGGAGTTGTTGCCGCAATATCTGACCCTAGCGATTCTGGCCTACGAAGAGGCGATCGCTTTGATGGAGAAGGATGCGCCGGAGTGGGGGGATTTGGCCAATGACTTGGGAAATTGTCACTGGATGCGATCGCGCTATCGATCGCAACCGCAGGAGAAACTACCGGACTTATTCAAGGCCGTTGAACTCTATCACCAGGGGTTGCAACATCTGGATGTCCAGGCCCAACCCTCCGTCTGGGCGCGGATTCAGAATAATTTAGGGGCAGTCTATAGCGAATTGGCCCGGTATCAAGACCGTCAGGAAAATTTACAGCGTTCCATCCTGGCCTACCAACAAGCCTTAGACTATCGCAAAGGGGAAGCCGGTGGGGATATGCGGCCTTATGCCGCGACTCAGAATAATTTGGGAACCGCCTATTGGAACTTGGCCCAACATCGGGATGCGGTGCAGAATTTAAAACAAGCGGTTTCGGCCTATAGTGAAGCGTTGCGTCATCACTCGCGATCGGAACAACCCTTAGAATATGGGATGATTCAAAATAATTTGGGGACAGCCTATTGGAATTTAGCGCAATATGAAAAACCCAAAGATTATCTGATGCTGGCGATCGCCGCTTATCAAATTGCGTTAATGTATCGGACAAAACAGACCGTTCCGGCGGCTCATGCTGCGACTCAAAATAATTTGGGAACCGCCTATTGGCATCTAGCCAATCACTCGCAATCGGAACCGGAACTGCGGGTGGAATTTTTAACTGAGGCGATCGCCGCCTACGATGCAGCCATTACCTTGGGACAAACCCTCTGTCACCAGGCCGGGAGTCAGTCTTCTCCCCAAAAAATACTAGCCTTTGACTTGATTGCCGCTCATACTAACGTGGGATTGGCTCATTATCAACTGGTGACCCAAACTAACGCCATTCCTGATGCCACCTGCCGCGCTCAACATCTCCATGCCGCCCTGGATCATTATATCCAAGGGGCGACTGCGACTCAAGACCAACCGGAACGCCATCAAAATGCCTGGGCCTATATTGTCCAAATTGTCCGCACCATTTATGCAGAATTTGGCATTGAGGGCCAAACTCGGGCATTATCGCGAGTCCCCGGTCCCCTGTTAAGCGAACTCATGCGCCGCTTGTAA
- a CDS encoding protein kinase domain-containing protein translates to MMFQGVAEVVTLVLVDDTNSPIKQWRFDNADVIRIGRSPEQNDLVLDDPVVSRLHLELHLTQDSTHGKVWQLINYGTNGSFVNGHPVQQSRLSNGALIQLARGGPLLKFILEAQASPSSPSPPASPVSPVSPVSPVCTHANNPPNTLFCIHCGAPILVERQIREYQVLKTLGQGGMGTTYLAFVPPEENNPRPKMLVLKEMNADMTRIPKARELFEREARILKGLNHPGVPQFYDFFVDEGKKYLAMAMIHGQDLEQRVYQRGPVVLSQAIEWMIQTCEVLEYIHAQSPPIVHRDIKPANLMVRTVDNRIIVLDFGAVKEIGTPLGTCIGAPDYTAPEQNRGEPLTQSDLYAIGATLIFLLTGESPQKFFELRGSGYGFNLKGDPRITSQVRETIEKATESKPSDRYQTAAQLARALSQCL, encoded by the coding sequence ATGATGTTTCAAGGAGTTGCCGAAGTGGTTACTCTGGTTTTGGTAGACGACACGAATTCTCCGATTAAACAGTGGCGGTTTGACAATGCTGATGTGATTCGCATTGGCCGATCGCCTGAACAGAATGATCTAGTGCTTGATGATCCGGTCGTGTCTCGCCTGCATTTGGAGTTACATCTGACCCAGGATAGCACTCACGGCAAAGTCTGGCAGTTGATCAATTACGGGACCAATGGCTCGTTTGTCAATGGTCACCCGGTCCAGCAGTCGCGCCTCAGTAATGGGGCGCTGATTCAGTTAGCCCGAGGAGGTCCACTGTTAAAGTTTATCCTGGAAGCCCAGGCTTCCCCCTCTTCCCCCTCTCCCCCGGCTTCCCCGGTTTCCCCGGTTTCCCCGGTTTCCCCGGTTTGCACTCATGCCAATAATCCTCCCAATACCCTGTTCTGCATTCACTGCGGCGCGCCGATTCTGGTGGAACGGCAGATCCGAGAGTATCAAGTTTTGAAAACTTTGGGTCAAGGGGGAATGGGTACAACTTATCTGGCATTCGTTCCTCCCGAGGAAAATAACCCCCGTCCCAAAATGTTGGTGTTAAAGGAAATGAATGCGGATATGACCCGGATTCCTAAAGCTCGGGAATTATTTGAGCGGGAAGCACGGATCCTTAAGGGGTTGAATCATCCTGGGGTACCGCAGTTTTATGATTTTTTTGTGGATGAGGGCAAAAAATATCTGGCAATGGCGATGATCCACGGTCAGGATTTGGAACAGCGGGTTTATCAGCGCGGTCCGGTTGTGTTATCTCAGGCGATCGAGTGGATGATTCAAACTTGTGAGGTATTGGAGTATATTCATGCCCAAAGTCCGCCCATCGTTCACCGGGATATCAAACCGGCTAATTTGATGGTGCGGACGGTGGATAATCGAATTATCGTGCTGGATTTTGGCGCGGTTAAGGAAATTGGTACGCCCTTGGGTACTTGTATTGGCGCACCGGATTATACGGCACCGGAACAGAACCGAGGTGAGCCATTAACTCAGTCGGATCTTTATGCGATCGGTGCTACGTTGATTTTTTTACTCACTGGGGAGAGTCCTCAGAAGTTTTTTGAGCTTCGCGGTTCGGGCTATGGGTTTAACCTCAAAGGTGATCCGCGCATTACTTCGCAAGTCCGAGAGACGATTGAAAAGGCTACCGAATCCAAACCCAGCGATCGCTATCAAACCGCTGCACAACTCGCCCGGGCTTTATCCCAGTGTTTATAA
- a CDS encoding PEP-CTERM sorting domain-containing protein: MKLNFSTVLGSALVTTGFVSMIAVAPASAGLTLTGLSCTETDEVSLGGVPYTACEGAFAGNDTNSSFLDDLNSGVLFNDHYNPTQTWSFAAKNEGDSWLSAPETTDGEWSFTLPEVLNKATFILNLKSSTAFSSYLFKDFDFGGVTSWSGVFDTLGVSLNPRNGNPQDLSHASLYFASGGGTVDPEPVPEPATLLGLAVVGGGLSLSRRRKSTSC; the protein is encoded by the coding sequence ATGAAACTTAATTTTTCTACAGTATTGGGTTCTGCTTTAGTCACCACAGGGTTCGTTTCCATGATTGCTGTGGCCCCAGCATCTGCCGGATTGACACTCACAGGGTTAAGCTGTACAGAGACAGATGAGGTGTCATTGGGAGGTGTCCCATATACCGCTTGTGAAGGAGCCTTTGCCGGTAATGACACGAACAGCAGCTTCCTCGATGACTTGAATAGTGGTGTTCTGTTCAACGACCATTATAACCCCACTCAAACTTGGTCATTCGCTGCAAAAAATGAGGGTGATTCCTGGTTGAGTGCACCCGAAACAACGGACGGCGAGTGGAGTTTTACCCTACCCGAAGTTCTCAACAAGGCTACATTTATCTTGAACCTCAAGAGCAGCACTGCTTTTAGCTCCTATCTGTTCAAAGACTTTGATTTCGGTGGAGTCACTAGCTGGTCAGGTGTATTCGATACCTTGGGTGTTTCTCTTAACCCTCGAAACGGCAACCCCCAAGATTTATCTCATGCTTCCTTGTACTTCGCGAGTGGCGGTGGCACAGTTGACCCCGAGCCAGTTCCCGAACCCGCTACTCTGCTCGGTTTGGCTGTAGTCGGTGGTGGACTCTCCCTGTCTCGTCGTCGCAAATCGACCTCCTGCTAA
- a CDS encoding DUF3419 family protein, which yields MQRLENSTASEISFSQVPEDPRIELSVAERLGECQENLLRVLVVASGGCTALSLLASPMVGQIEAVDSNPAQLHLVELRRQALLHLPLLDQMALIGGDRTTHSRERLDLYKELRPYLPEATLSFWDARLEQIAQGINQVGRFETLTTQLAAQFSALGLDPLQNPTQSLAHPGWQDWVESIFTPEELVKVFGEIPVKGWQGLSFGEHFAQRLAVALNKMPPQENYFMTQLFANSYAEGLKGVPVYLQNLAQGTILALGTQRLKLHGGQFLEKVVELGQSGGFDLISMSNFGDGMAPDELGGAIAKMTHYLNPGGALIGRRLQGHYDLGALMGQSLQVDREWSARLLEMERSYLYEEVVVGFA from the coding sequence ATGCAGCGCTTAGAAAATTCCACTGCCTCTGAAATCAGTTTTTCTCAGGTTCCCGAAGATCCTCGCATTGAACTTTCGGTTGCGGAAAGGTTGGGAGAATGCCAGGAAAATTTATTACGAGTTTTAGTGGTTGCCTCTGGGGGTTGCACGGCGTTGAGTTTGTTGGCGTCGCCAATGGTGGGACAAATTGAAGCGGTGGATAGTAATCCGGCGCAGTTGCATTTAGTGGAGTTACGCCGTCAGGCATTGTTGCACTTACCATTATTGGACCAGATGGCGCTGATTGGGGGCGATCGCACCACTCACAGTCGGGAACGACTGGACCTCTACAAAGAATTGCGGCCCTATCTGCCGGAAGCGACGTTATCCTTCTGGGATGCGCGACTCGAACAGATTGCCCAGGGAATCAATCAGGTAGGCCGATTTGAGACCCTGACGACTCAGTTAGCGGCCCAATTTTCGGCTTTAGGGTTGGATCCGCTACAAAATCCAACCCAAAGTCTTGCTCATCCCGGGTGGCAAGATTGGGTTGAGTCGATTTTCACTCCCGAGGAGTTGGTGAAGGTTTTTGGAGAAATTCCGGTGAAGGGGTGGCAGGGACTTTCGTTTGGGGAGCATTTTGCTCAGAGGTTGGCCGTGGCCCTCAATAAGATGCCTCCCCAAGAAAATTATTTTATGACCCAACTGTTTGCCAACTCTTACGCTGAGGGGTTAAAAGGGGTGCCGGTTTATTTACAAAATCTTGCTCAAGGGACGATTTTGGCCCTGGGTACCCAGCGTCTGAAATTGCATGGCGGTCAGTTTTTAGAAAAAGTTGTGGAACTGGGTCAATCGGGCGGATTTGACTTGATTTCTATGTCAAATTTTGGGGATGGGATGGCCCCTGATGAGTTAGGGGGTGCGATCGCCAAGATGACGCACTACTTAAATCCCGGTGGCGCTTTAATCGGACGCCGACTCCAGGGCCATTATGATTTAGGGGCGCTGATGGGCCAGTCTTTGCAGGTGGATCGGGAATGGAGCGCTAGATTACTAGAAATGGAACGCTCTTATCTCTATGAAGAGGTGGTGGTTGGGTTTGCCTGA
- a CDS encoding DUF4327 family protein → MTQQVCHSMDKLQRQVRSLVESKILKPTDSLWKIAFLYGDEWAYWKKELLEFGFSMKDPVVHLLAVETWEEDE, encoded by the coding sequence ATGACCCAGCAGGTTTGTCACTCGATGGATAAATTACAGCGTCAGGTGCGATCGTTAGTAGAATCAAAAATCCTCAAGCCCACAGATAGCCTCTGGAAAATCGCCTTTCTCTATGGAGATGAATGGGCGTACTGGAAAAAAGAATTACTTGAATTTGGCTTTTCAATGAAAGATCCGGTGGTTCACCTCCTAGCGGTAGAAACCTGGGAAGAAGACGAGTAG
- a CDS encoding 2Fe-2S iron-sulfur cluster-binding protein encodes MPKVQVAGKTLQCDRGANLRQVLLDNGIDLYNGKAKLINCRGLGSCGTCAVEIEGEISAPNWRDRTRRSLPPHSPAKNLRLACQTQVLGDVKLTKYDGFWGQGENPVWTAEG; translated from the coding sequence ATGCCAAAAGTACAAGTGGCGGGAAAGACCTTACAGTGCGATCGCGGGGCTAATCTCCGGCAGGTTTTGTTAGACAATGGGATTGACCTGTACAATGGCAAGGCCAAATTGATTAATTGTCGGGGCCTGGGTAGTTGTGGCACTTGTGCGGTGGAGATTGAAGGAGAAATCTCGGCTCCCAATTGGCGAGACCGAACTCGGCGATCGCTCCCTCCTCATTCTCCCGCAAAAAATCTCCGATTAGCTTGTCAAACTCAAGTTTTAGGTGATGTAAAGTTGACAAAATATGACGGCTTCTGGGGACAAGGGGAAAATCCGGTCTGGACAGCAGAAGGTTAA